Within Conexibacter woesei DSM 14684, the genomic segment ACCTGCATGCCGTCAAGCTCGGCGTGCAGCGTCGCGACGTCGATCCGCCGCAGCGACGCGGTCGGGCGCCGCTCGTGGCGCCAGCTCGTCATCCCGCCGGCGAGGACGCCGGCGACGGAGACGATCCCGACGGCGGCGGCGAGCTGCGCGGCGCGGCGCGCGTCGTCCTCGTCGCGGCCGACGAGCACGAGCTCGCGGCCGCGCTCGGCGACCCACGCGAGCTTCGTGCCGAAGCCGGCGCGGACGGCCGGGTTGCAGACGGCGCCCGGCACGTGCGCCTCGTCGAACTCGCGGTCGGTGCGGACGTCGACGACGAGCGCGCCGCCGGCGACGGCCTGCTCGAGCGCGTGGGGGGTCAGCGCCACGACGGCGGGGACGGCGTGCGTCAGCGGGCCGCGGTTGCGCTCGACGATCGCGCGGAAGTTCGGCGGCTGCGGCGCGAGCGTGCCGGTCGCCAGCGCGACGAAGCGGTCCTCGTCGCGCTCGCTCAGCAGCGGGTTGTGGGCGCGCTCGTACGCGATCGTGGAGGAGACCTTCATGTCCATCCCGGGTCCGCCGCAGAGCGAGCCGCCGAGATGGCCGGGCCAGACCTCGCAGCTGTCGGGCAGCGTCAGCAGCGTCCCGTGCAGGGAGCGGAACATCGCCCGCGCGCCGTCCTCCTTCTCGATCGCGAGGTCGGGCCGGGCGACGTCGCCGACGAACAGCGTGTCGCCGGTCAGGACCGCCCACGGCTCCGGGCCGCGCGCGGTCTCGACGAGCGCGAAGGCGGTGTGCTCGGGGCGGTGGCCGGGCGTGTGCAGCGCGCGCACGCGGACGCTCCCCAGCTCCAGCTCCCAGCCGTCGTCGAACGGCTCGTGCTCGTAGTCGGGCGCGGCGTCGCGGTGGACGTGGATCGTCGCGCCGGTCGCCGCGGCGAGGCGGCCGTGGCCGGAGACGTGGTCGGCGTGGTTGTGCGTCTCCAGCACGTGGGCGATCCGCACGCCCATGTAGCGCGCCAGCGCGAGGTACTCCTCGACGTCGAGCTTGGGGTCGACGACCGCGGCGACGCCGGCGCCCTCGTCGCCGACCAGATACGACGCACAGCCGAGGTCCTCGTGAACGATCTGACGGAAGATCATCGATGCTCCTGATCGGTGTCGTGAGCGCCGGGCACGATCACGTGGCCCGTGCGGAAGAGGTGGTGCGGATCGACCTCCCGCTTGAGGCGGGAGAGGCGGGCGAAGGTCTCCGGAGTCCATGCGGCGGCGACCTGGTCCGGCGCGACGGCCGAGCCCTGGAAGTTGATCAGCGAGCCGCCCGTGAGCCACGGCGCCATCGCGGCGAGCACGCGCTCGCCGGCGGCCGGGACGACGTCGCGCACGTCGGGGCGCAGCGGCCCGAGGACGTTGAGCGTGAACGCCGCGTCGCGGCGGTCGACGGCGCTGGGACGCTCCGGCGCACGTGCGACCGCGCCGCCGAGCGGGCGCAGCTCGACGACGGTCAACGGGCTGTCCGAGTCGGGGCCGGCGGCCGCGGAGAGCGCCTGTGCGGCGGCGGGCGTCAGCTCGCGCACGAGCGCGCCGCGGCCCCAGCTGGGGACCGGGTGGTCGGGCTCGTGGTGGACGGTCGCGATCTCGTCGTAGCCCATCTCGCGGACCGTGTCGAGCAGCGGCCGCGCGACCGCGCGCATCGGCGCGAGGTCGCGCTCGGCCTGCTCGGCGCTGCCGAGGTGGGCGACCCGCAGGTGCCCGACGAGCCGCCCGCCGAGCAGCTCGTGCACGTGCGGGAGCCGCGGCAGCCGCAGCAGCGCGAACGCGGCGTACGCCTGCTCGGGCAGCTCGGCGACCCACTCCTGGTAGCGCGCCAGCAGCGCCGGGATCGCCGCGGCGGGGAAGTAGAGGCCGCCGCCGTAGAGCCGCGCGACGGGGAAGAGGTCGATCTCGGCGGCGGTGACGACGCCGAAGTTCGCCTTCCCGCCGCGGACGGCCCAGAACAGCTCGGGCTCGGACTCGGCGTCGACGCGGCGCAGCCGCCCGTCGGGGGTGACGAGGTCGAACGCGCGGACGTGGTCGACGGCGAGGCCGTGCGCGCGCGACAGCGGACCGAGCCCGCCGCCGGTCAGATAGCCGACCGCGCCGACGGTCGCGGAGGAGCCGTTGAGCGGTGCGAGGCCGAGCTTGGCGGTCTCCCTCACGATCTCGCCCCAGCGCAGTCCTGCCTCGACGCGCGCGCGGCGCGCGTGCGCGTCGATGGAGAGCCCGCGCATCCGTCTGGTCGAGATCAGCAGACCGCCGTCGGCGGCCATCACCGCACCGTGGCCCGTCGCCTGTACCGTGACGGGCAGCGCCTCGCTCGCGGCGAGCGTCACCGCCGCGGCGACGTCGCTCGCGCAGGCGGCGCCGACCGCGAGCGCGGGGCGATGGGCGATCGCACGATTGAACGGAGCGATCTCCGCGTCGAACCCGGCATCGCCGGGGGTAAGTTGGATCTCGGATACTCGTATCCTGGATACAATAGCTCTTAGCGTTCCGCCGCTGTTAGCGTCCTTTCGATCGAGTTCTGGCTTCCCGACGGGTGCCGGGGTCTTACACCGTTCTGGGAAGGGACGACGATGGCGATGACGGAGGCGGTGCACGCGGTGCGCCGGCGGCTGTTGCAGGTGTCTGTGGTGGTGGGCGTGGCGGCGCTGATCGGCGGCTGCGGAGGCTCCTCTGACGACGACAAGGGGTCGTCGCAGGCGGACAGCGGAGCGGCGGCGTCCGGGCCCGCGACGTCGATGTCGGTCGAGCAGCTGCGCTCCGAGCTGGAGGGCAAGGAGCTGAAGATCGGCAGCGCGGCCTTCCCGAACCCGAGCCTCGTGGGCCTCTACAAGGTCGTCGAGCTGCTGAGAGAGGACTTCGGCATGGAGCCGGAGCTGCAGCTGCTCGACTCGGCGCCGCTGACGGCCGCGCTGCTGTCCGGCGACGTCCAGCTCGCGCACGTCTCGCTGTCCGGCCTCGCGGCGGCGGCCGACGCCGGCGGCGAGCTGACCGCGGTCGCGGGCGACGACCAGAAGAACGTCTTCCTCGTGACCGCGAAGGCGCCGATCAGAACGATGGAGGAGCTGGACGGCAAGAAGTTCGCGATCTCGCAGTCGGCCACCTCGATCGTCGGACAGACCGGCGCGAAGTGCTTCGAGGACGCCGGGATGGAGATGCAGAAGGACACGCAGCTGCTCCAGCTCGACAACGTCGGCTCGATCGTCGAGGCGCTGATGTCCGGCGCGGTCGACGGCGGCGTCTCCGCGACGTTCCGCCAGGTCGAGCTCGACGCGACCGACCCCGGCGAGTTCAACGTCCTCTGCAAGGGTTGGGAGGCCGATCCCCAGCTCAACGACGTGATGGTCCTCAACGACGACTACCTGAAGGACAACCAGGCGCTCGCCCAGGCGGTCGCGATCGCCGAGCTGAGAGCGGCGCGCTGGATGCAGGAGGACCAGGCCGGCTGGGAGGCGCTCGCGCAGCGGGAGCTCGACGGGCTGACGCCCGAGCAGGCGAGCGCCAACTACGACACGCTCGTCAGAGAGCTCGACGACTGGCCCGTCAACGGCAGCCTCGATCGCAGAATGTGCGACTACACGCTCGCCGAGGGCAAGGCCAGCGGCGCCCTCAGGACCGAGACCAGCTGCGATGACCTGGTGACGTTCGAGTACCAGGACGCCGCCGTCAGACTGCTGGGTCCAAGCAGACGATGAACTGGCGCGCTGCTCCGCCGGACTGGGCGCTGCGCGTCCTGGCCGCGTTCCTGGTGGTCGGGACGTGGGCCTGGCTGTCGACGCGGGTCTCGCCCGCGCTGCTGCCGTCGCCCGGCGCCACGTGGGACGTCGGCTGGGAGATGGTCACCGACGGCACGCTGGGAACGGCGTGGAAGGAGTCGGCCGTGCAGATCCTGTTCGGCATGGTGATCGCCTCGACGCTCGGCGTCTCGCTCGCGATCGTCGTCGGCTGGTACCAGGCCGTCGATCGCGTCACCTCCCCGGTCGTGACGATCCTGTTCCTCACGCCGCGGATCGCGTTCGTCCCGCTGCTGGCGATCTGGCTCGGCTATGACGACCTCGCGAAGATCGCGCTGATCGTCCTGTTCAGCTTCTTCGAGATCTTCCTGACCGTGAAGCGCGGCGTGCAGGCGGTCGAGGACTCCTACATCGAGCTGAGCCGCTCGTACTCGATCCCCGATCGAGACCTGCTGCGGAAGGTGATCTTCCCCGCGGTGACGCCGTACGTCGCGGCGGGCCTCCGCCTCGGGCTGCTGGCGTCGCTCGTCGGCGTCGTGCTGGCCGGCTTCTTCTTCCAGGTCAACGGGATCGGCGGCCTGATCTACCAGGCCGGCTCGACGTTCCGCACCGCCGAGCTGCTCGTCGCGGTCGGCTCGCTGTCGGTCGTCGCGCTCACGATCTCGACCGGGCTGCGCCGACTCGAAGCGGTCCTGATGCCCTGGCGGGCGGAGGTGACGAGGTGAGGTCGCGCATCGTCCTGCCGGTCGTGGGCGTCGTCGGCTTCGTGCTGCTGTGGCAGTTCGTCGGCTCGATCTGGCCGCACACGACCAGCCAGCCGACGCGCGTCGCCGACGAGCTGGTCGACGCCTTCCGCGACGACGACCTGCTCAGACTGATGCTCAACACGACGAGCGTGCTGCTGATCGGCTTCGTCGTCTCGGTCGTCGTCGGCGTCCTGGTCGGACTGGCGATGGGCGAGTTCCGCTGGGTCCGCGTGATGCTGGAGCCCTACCTCACCGCGCTGTACGCGACGCCGCGCGTCGCCTACATCCCGCTGCTGGTGATCTGGTTCGGGATCGGCAGAACGTTCCTGTACGCCGCCGTCATAGCGGCCGCGGCCGTGATCATCGTCTTCCCGACGATCAGCGGCGTGCACGAGGCCAATCGCAGCTACCGGCAGGTGGCCGACTCGCTCTGCATCAACAAGCTGCAGTACTTCGCGCGCGTGCTGCTGCCCGCCTCGACCGCGTTCGTGCTGACGGGCGCGCGGCTCGGCGTGCAGCGAGCGCTGACGACCGTGATCGTCGCCGAGTTCCTCGTCGGCTATCCGGGGCTCGGCGACGCGATGAAGACCGCGCGGGTCACCACCGACGTCGACCGGGTGCTGGCGATCGCCGTCGTCTGCCTCGTCGTCGGCGCGGCGATCACCGGCGTCTTGACGTTGATCGACCGGCGCGCGTTCGCCTGGAGGAGACGATGAAGGATCAGATCGCGATCGCCGTGATCGGCGTGTCGAAGGAGTACGGGTCGAGCGGGGGCTCCAAGCGCAAGCGCAAGGAGAGCACTGCTCTGCTCGCGCTCGAGAACATCTCGCTCCAGGTCCCGGCCGGGCAGTTCCTCAGCCTGATCGGGCCGAGCGGCTGCGGCAAGACGACGCTGCTGAAGTGCATCGACGGCCTGCTGCCGATCTCGGCCGGCGAGATCCGCGTCAACGGGACGCCGATCGACGGACCGGGGCGTGATCGCGCCGTCGTCTTCCAGGACTTCCGCCTGCTGCCGTGGCGCACCGTCCTCGGCAACATCGTCTTCCCGCTGGAGTCGGTCGCGGGGACGAAGGCCGAGCGCGAGGCGATCGCCCGCGAGCACATCGAGCTGGTCGGCCTCAGAGGCTTCGAGGACCGCTACCCGCATCAGCTCTCGGGCGGCATGCAGCAGCGCGTCGGGATCGCCCGCGCGCTCGCGACCAACCCCGAGATCCTGCTGATGGACGAGCCGTTCGGCGCGCTCGACGCGCAGACCCGCGAGGTGCTGCAGATCGAGCTGATGAGAATCTGGAAGAAGACGGGCAAGACCGTCGTCTTCGTCACGCACAGCGTTGACGAGGCGCTCGTGCTGTCGCAGCGGGTCGTGATCCTCTCGGGGCGTCCGGGGCAGATCGTCCAGGACGTCGAGGTCCCGTTCGGCGACGACGCCGGCCCGGACGAGGTCCGCGCCGATCCGCGCTTCCCCGAGCTGCGCCAGCGGATCTGGCACGGGCTGCGGGTACCGGCGACCGACGGCGCGGAGGTTGTCGCGAGATCGCGGTGAGCGTGCCCGCGGCAACGTCGTGCGGCGGCGCCGGCCGGGGCGCGGATGCGCCGCCCGGCGCCGCCTCCCAGCGCTACTGCTCGAGCGCCTCGAGGCTGAGCGTCAGCCAGACGCGGTCGGAGACGAGCACGTTGCCGCCGGGCAGCACCGTGTTGAACGTCATGTCCCAGTCGTGGCGATTCAGCTCACCGGTGACCTCGAGCGCCAGGCGCGTGCCGCCGATCTTGCCCTGGCCGGTGCCGCCGATCTCGGCCAGCAGCTGGACCTCGCGCGTGACGCCGCGCATCGTCAGGTCGCCGCGGATCCGCACGCCGTCCGCGGACGGCTCGATGCTCGTCGAGGCGAACGTCAGCTGCGGGTGGTTCTCGACGTCGAAGAAGTCGGGCGAGCGCAGGTGCGCGTCGCGCTTCTCCTCGTTGGAGTCGACCGAGGTGGCGTCGACCGTGCCGGAGGCGACGATGGAGTCGGCAGTGACCTCGACGCGGCCGGCGAATCTGTTGAAGCGCCCGCGGACCTTCGCGATCCCCATGTGCTTGACGTGGAAGCCCACCGTCGAGTGCTTCGGGTCGACCTCCCAGATCCCGGTCGGAACCGGTCCCGTGGCGGCGGCGTCCGGTCCCGTGCTTGCGGCGTCCGACATGCGCTTCCCTCCATCTGTCGTGTGTTGAGGGATAACGTATCCAATATTCAGCTGCTCTGGCTACGCGACAGGCGCGCCGGCGCTGCTCACGAGCGCCGCCGCGGTCAGCCGACCTCGATCGGCGGGATCTGCGCCATGCAGCTCGTGTCGCCGACGGCGTGCGTGCGGATGAACGAGCGCACGATCGTCATCGAGCAGCCGGACGCGTCGTTGCCCGGCGTGTGGCCGACGTTCGGCACCTCCAGGAATCTCGCGCCCGTGAACTGCGCCGCCGCCTGTCTGGCGGCGCTGCTCGGCGTGTTGACGTCGAGGTCGCCGTTGATCGCCAGGACCGGCAGCGCCGGTCTGCTCGCGCCGGCCAGCGGGCTCTCGCCGCCCGGGACGTTCGGCCACTCGATGCACCAGTCGCCGCCCTCGCCGACCGTGTCGACCCACACCTGCGGCGCGAACGGCAGGAACGCGCTCGTCCCGGCAGCGTTGAGCGCCGTCGCGTACTGGACGCGGCGCAGCCACAGCGGTGCGGATCTGCTCCACAGCGCCGGGTAGTCGCGGCAAGAGGTCGCGACGTTGAGCGCGAACGAGACCGGGCCGCCGTCCTGGAACTCGTCGATCGTGGCCTGCCGCACCAGCGCGACCAGCTCGGCGAGCGGCTGTGGTCTGCCCGCGTTCGCCGCTCTCAGCAGGCCGGGCAGCATGCCGAGGATCTCCGGCGCGGCCCACGTGAAGTAGACGGTGTCGGCGAGCGACTGCTCGTCGAGGCGGACCGGCGTGCCGTCGACGTCGACGTCGAGTGGTCTCGCCCGCAGCGCGAGCGTCAGTCTCGACAGGTCCGCCCGCACCTGCGCGCCGGCGCAGCTGCCGCCGCTGCGGCTGCAGACGAGGTCGATCGCGCGCCGCAGCGCGGCGGCGCGGTCGCGGCCGAGCGGGTCGAACGCGATCGGGTAGGCGCCCGACAGGACGAGCGACGCGACGCGGCTCGGGTGCCGGCGGGCGTAGACGCTGAACAGGAACGACCCGTACGACTCGCCGAACAGGTCGAGTCTCGCGATCCCGAGGTGGGCGCGGACGGCCTCGAGGTCGTCCGCGACCGCCGCGGAGCCGTACGCGTTGGCGCGCGCGCCGAGCGTTCTGCCGCATGCGCCCGTCGCCGCCTTGAGCTGGGCGGGGGAGAGCAGCGGGTCGGCTGGCAGGCCGCAGTCGAGCCGCTCGGAGCGGCCGACGCCGCGCGGGTCGACCAGCAGCACATCGTGGTCGTCGCGCAGCTCGCCGAAGAGGTCGTCGAGGTCGGCGACGTCGTAGGCGGCCGCGTAGCCGGGGCCGCCCGGGTTGGGGACGATCGCGCCCGCGGACGGTCTCGACGTGTCGCGCCGCGGCACGAGCGCGTAGCCGACGGTGGTCGTGCCGAGCAGCGGGGCGCCGCGATCGAGCGGGACGACGAGTGTGCCGCAGGTGGCCCCCGCGGGGCAGGCCGGCGGGTCGGCGGACGCCGGCGCGGCGGCCGCGAGCAGCGCGGCGCACGCGGCCAGCGCCGCGGTGAGGGTACGAACCGTTCTCTCCATGCGAGGACGCTAGTGGCGTCCGGCGCGGTGTCGCTTGCGACGTTCGGCGCGGATCGGACGGTGTGCGTGCGACGCGCGTCGCACGGACGAGTTAGGTTACCCTAACGCGCCTGTCCCGTCGTCGACCCGGAGTTTCGCCCGTGCCCACGTCCCGCCGTCTCGCTCACGCGCTCCGCGCGTGCCTCCTCTTGGCTGTCCTCGCCGTCGTCGCCGGCTGCGGCTCCTCTTCCGACGACGAGAAGAGCGGCGGCGCTTCTTCGACCGCGACCGCGACGACCGCCGCGGCGGGGACGTTTCCGGCGACGGTCGAGCACAAGTTCGGTACGACGACGGTGGAGTCCGCGCCGAGACGGATCGTGACCGTCGGGCTGACCGAGCAGGACACGGTGCTCGCGCTCGGCTCCGTGCCGATCGCGACGACGGAGTGGTACGGCGAGAGACCGAACGCCGTCTGGCCGTGGGCGAGCGCGGCGCTCGGCGACGCCAAGCCGGAGGTGCTGAGCAACAAGGACGGCTTCCAGTTCGAGCGGATCGCCGCCCTCGAGCCGGACCTGATCATCGGGACGAACGCCGGGATGAGACGGGGCGACTACGAGAAGCTGTCCGCGCTCGCGCCGACGATCACCTCGGCGAAGGGCAGCACGGACTACTTCTCGCGCTGGGACGAGCAGGTCGAGCTGATCGCCGCGGCGCTCGGGCGGCCGGAGCAGGGCCAGCAGCTGGTGCGCGACGTCAGAGCCCGCTTCTCCGACGCCGCGGCCGAGCATCCCGAGTTCAAGGGCAAGACCGTCAGCTTCAACCAGAACGGCTTCTACGACGGCCAGATCTACTCGTACCCCGACGGGCTCAACACGGAGTTCCTGACCTACCTCGGCTTCGAGATCGAGCCGCGCGTGACGGCGCTCGCGACCAAGCCCGGCGTGCAGGTCGGCGTCTCGGCGGAGCGGCTCGACGTGCTCGACTCCGACGTCGCGCTGTTCGCGACCGAGGAGCCGAAGGACGTCAAGGCGCTGGAGAAGATCCCGACGTTCATGCGGATGGACAGCGTCGCCAGACATCGCGCGGTCTTCACCGACGGGACGCTCGCCGGCGCGATCTACTTCATGACGCCGCTGAGCCTCGAGTACGTCGCCGAGCAGCTGCCGCCGCAGCTCGCGAGAGCTGTCGCCGGCAGAGCGCCGCGCGCGATCGGCTAGCGGCGCGGGGCCGCTGAGGGGCGGCCGGCGGCTGGGCGGCGCGGGGCGGCCGCGCGGCGCGCGGCCGCCGCTGCTGCGGACGCCTCCCACTCGATCGCGTCGCCGCTGGCGAGGCCGCGCGCGCCCAGCTGCGTCAGCACGCTCGCCAGCATCTCGCGGCGGATCGCGCCGTACTCGACGACGTGCGCCACGACGCCGCCGTACGTGAACGACTGCGGCGGCTCGCAGAGTGCGTCGACGAACGCGTCGTCCCACGCGCCGCGGTCGCGGATCGCGCGGACGAGGCGCGCGAAGGAGCGCGCGGCGCGCTCGAAGCGCGCGAGCAGGCCGGCGGGGTCGGCAGGCGGCGCGGGCGTGGGCGGGCCGGCGGCGGGAGCGCCGGCGGGGTCGGCGGGAGCGCCGGCGGGGTCGGCGGGAGCGTCGGCGGCGGGCGGCGCGGGCTGCGGCTGCGGCGCCGGCAGCCCCGCGATCGCGGCGACCCACACCTCCAGCGTGAACACCAGCCGCTCGGCCATCGCGGCGGCGCTCGGCTCCTCGCCCTCGAACCAGACCGCGACGAAGCCCGGCCGCAGCGGCCGCGCGAGCTCGTCCGCCGGCACCGTCGCGGCGGCGCGCAGCAGCTCGCGCACGCGGTCGAGGTGGTGGGCGACGAGCCGCTCGGCGAGGTCGCGGCCGGCCGGCGAGCCCGCGGTCGCGTCGGGGATCAGCAGGCCGGCGGGCGGGTGGAAGTGGATGCCGTTCGGCGCGTCGAGCTTCAGCGGCGGCGCGCTCGCGGCGGCGAACGCGCGCGGTGCGACGCCGTAGGCGCGCGAGAAGGCGCGCGAGAACGCCGCCAGCGAGCCGTAGCCGGCGGCCGGCGCGGCGTCCGACGGCGCCGCTCCGCCGACGCGCAGCTGCCACGCGGCGCGCTCCAGCAGCAGCCGCCGCCGCAGCGTGACGGGCGACTCGCCGGTGGCGGCGGCGAGCAGGCGGTCGAGATGGTCACGCGAGAAGTGCGCCCGTGCGGCGAGCTCGCGGCCGTCGGCGCCCGGCTCGTCGAGCGAGGCGAGGACGAGGTCGATCAGCTCGCGCAGACGGTCGGTCACCGCCACATCCTCGCGCGTGGGTCGGCTGGCGCGTGGGCCGGCCGTCCGCTTGATCGCGTTCGACGTGCTGCTCGACGCGGTCGCCGCCGGCCGTGACGATCGGCGCATGCCCACCTGGTCAGACTTCGCCGCCGCCGCGCCGCAGCTCGCCGCGCAGGTCCGCGAGCGGCTCGACGCGCACACGCACAAGACGCTCGCGACGCTCCGCCGCGACGGATCGCCGCGCATCTCCGGGTCCGAGACGATCCTGCACGACGGCGAGCTGTGGATCGGCTCGATGTGGGAGGCGCGCAAGGCGCGCGACCTCCAGCGCGATCCCCGCTTCGCGCTCCACAGCGGGTCGGACGAACCACCCGCGCTCGGCGACGCGAAGCTCGCCGGCCGGGCGGAGGAGATCGTCGACCCTGCGGTGATCGACCGGGTCATCGGCGACCACAAGCCGCCCGGCCCGGCCCACCTCTTCCGCCTCGACCTCGACGAGGTCTCGCACCTCGGCCTCAACGCGACCGGCGACGGGATCGTCATCACCGTCTGGACGCCGGACGGCGGCGTGCGGACGATCGAGCGCAGATAGCTGGCGCATGAAATATGCGCCGCGCGCATGGCCGCGCTACGCTGTGACCGATGGACGGCGCCGCACCGCTCGACACCCTCGACGCACTTGGGCCGCGGCTGCGCCGCGCGCGGCGCGCCCGCGACCTGACGATGGAGCAGGTCGCCGAGCGCAGCGCGATCTCGCAGTCGTCGCTGTCGCGGCTGGAGGCCGGTCTGCGCCAGCCGTCGCTGGCGCAGCTGCTGACGCTTGCGCGGATCTACGACGTCGCGGTCGGCGAGCTGCTGGAGGAGGCCGGCGCCCGCCCGGCCGCGGTGATCGACCCGGCGACGGCACCTGAGCAGGAGGCGAACGGGCTGCGCTTCCGCGTCGTCGACCGGCAGGACCCCGGGGCCGCGCTGTCGGCGCTGCGCGTGACGGTGCCGGCCGAGCGTGCGGGGGAGGGGAGGGGCGAGCGCGCGGGCGCGGCCGGCGGCGACGCGGTCGCGAGCCGCCGCTACGCGCACACCGGCGACGAGTGGCTGTACGTCCTCGCGGGCCGGCTGCGGCTGACGCTCGGCGAGCGCGTCCACGTGCTCGATCCCGGCATGGCCGCCCACTTCGACGCCGCCACCCCGCACCGGCTCGACGCCGAGGACGGGCGCGACGCCGAGCTGCTGCTGATCGCGGCGCGGCTGCCGGCGGCGCGGCCGCCCGCGGAGACGCGCGGCCGTACCGCGCGCGAGGCGCCATGAGCGGCGGCGCGCGGGTGCTCGCCGTCCACGCCGGCGCGGTCGCCGACCTGCCGTACCGCGACCGCACGATCCGCAGCGCGATCGTCAAGCGCCGGCTCGACGGCCGCGTCCCCGTCGCCGCGCTGGGGATCGACGGCGACGAGCACGGCGACACCGTCAAGCACGGCGGTCCCGAGCAGGCGCTGTGCGTCTTCGCCGCCGAGCACTACGCGCACTACGAGCGGCTGCTCGGCCGCCCGCTCGCGCGGCCGGCGTTCGGCGAGAACCTGACGACCGCGGGCGTCGGCGAGCACGACGTCTGCGTCGGCGACGTGCTGCGGATCGGCACCGCGCTGTGCGAGGTCAGCGCGCCGCGCAGTCCCTGCTACCGCGTCGGCGCGCACCATGCCGCGAAGCGCTTCCCGCTGTGGATGGAGGAGAGCGGGAAGACCGGCTTCTACCTGCGCGTCGTGCGGGCCGGCCGGCTCGCCGCCGGCGGCGCGGTCGAGCTGGTCCACCGTCCGCATCCGCACGCGACGATCGCCGCGTGCAACCGCGTCAAGCACCGCGAGAGAGGCGACCTCGATGCGACCGCGGCGCTGCTCGTGCCGGCGCTCGGCGCCTCGTGGCGGGCGACCTTCGAGCGCCGGCTCGCCGGCGCGCTGGAGGACCCGGCGCCGCGCCGCTTCGGGCCGGTGGGCGCGTGAGCCCCGGCGGCTGAGCGCCGCGCCGGCCTACTCCGCTCTCGTCCCGTACGCGGCGAGGAACACCTCGACCGCCGCGGCGGCGAGGCGGGCAGGGGCTTCGGGGTCGGGATCCGGCGCGTCGCCGACGAACAGCGCGCGGTTGGCCGGCGTCCACAGCACGAGCCCGGCGAACTGCGCGGCCGCCGTCTCGGGGTCCTCGATCGCCAGCAGCCCGCGCTCGGCGAGCTGTTCGAGCGCGACCGCGAGCGTCGAGATCCCGCGCAGGAAGCCCTGCTCGTAGTAGAGCCTGCCCAGCTCGGGGAAGCGCAGCGCCTCGCCGGCGACGAGGCGCCGCAGCCGCAGCACCTCCGGATTGACGATCGCGGCGTGCAGCCGTTGCGCCAGCTCGCGCAGTGTGGGTACGAGGTCGTCTGGGTCGAGCGGCACCGGCGACGCCGCGCCGATCCGCGCCTCGACGCCCTCGACCGCGTGCAGGACGAGCGCGGTGAACAGCCCCTCCTTGTCGGCGAAGTGCTTGTAGATCGTCTGCTTCGAGACGCCCGCCCGGGCGGCGACGCCGTCCATGCTCGTGCCGACGTAGCCGCACTCCAGGAACACCTCCGCGGCGGCATCGAGGATCGCCGCGCGCTTGCGCGCCGAGCGGCCCGTGAGGGCTGGCTCGGGGGTCTGTGGTTCTGCTGCCATGGGCCAACAACTGTACTAGACGGTCTAGTTCCGTGCCTGCTATAACCGTCGCAGCAACGGAACTAGACGGTCTAGTTCCGAACAGACTGAGAAAGGGAGCACCCCATGAGCACCACCGCAACCACGCAGACCGTCACCTCGGCCGACGGCACGCAGATCGCGTTCGATCGCCGTGGCGACGGACCGGCGATCGTGCTCGTCGGCGGCGCGCTCAGCTCGCGCGCCGGGGACC encodes:
- a CDS encoding ABC transporter ATP-binding protein; the protein is MKDQIAIAVIGVSKEYGSSGGSKRKRKESTALLALENISLQVPAGQFLSLIGPSGCGKTTLLKCIDGLLPISAGEIRVNGTPIDGPGRDRAVVFQDFRLLPWRTVLGNIVFPLESVAGTKAEREAIAREHIELVGLRGFEDRYPHQLSGGMQQRVGIARALATNPEILLMDEPFGALDAQTREVLQIELMRIWKKTGKTVVFVTHSVDEALVLSQRVVILSGRPGQIVQDVEVPFGDDAGPDEVRADPRFPELRQRIWHGLRVPATDGAEVVARSR
- a CDS encoding MBL fold metallo-hydrolase, whose product is MIFRQIVHEDLGCASYLVGDEGAGVAAVVDPKLDVEEYLALARYMGVRIAHVLETHNHADHVSGHGRLAAATGATIHVHRDAAPDYEHEPFDDGWELELGSVRVRALHTPGHRPEHTAFALVETARGPEPWAVLTGDTLFVGDVARPDLAIEKEDGARAMFRSLHGTLLTLPDSCEVWPGHLGGSLCGGPGMDMKVSSTIAYERAHNPLLSERDEDRFVALATGTLAPQPPNFRAIVERNRGPLTHAVPAVVALTPHALEQAVAGGALVVDVRTDREFDEAHVPGAVCNPAVRAGFGTKLAWVAERGRELVLVGRDEDDARRAAQLAAAVGIVSVAGVLAGGMTSWRHERRPTASLRRIDVATLHAELDGMQVLDVRERADWEAGHVPGALHTAYHDLGELPAGLDPARPVATICASGQRSAIAASLLARLGVAEPVHVADGGVGTWRDHGWPLETFPAPTPSR
- a CDS encoding FAD-binding oxidoreductase encodes the protein MVSRIRVSEIQLTPGDAGFDAEIAPFNRAIAHRPALAVGAACASDVAAAVTLAASEALPVTVQATGHGAVMAADGGLLISTRRMRGLSIDAHARRARVEAGLRWGEIVRETAKLGLAPLNGSSATVGAVGYLTGGGLGPLSRAHGLAVDHVRAFDLVTPDGRLRRVDAESEPELFWAVRGGKANFGVVTAAEIDLFPVARLYGGGLYFPAAAIPALLARYQEWVAELPEQAYAAFALLRLPRLPHVHELLGGRLVGHLRVAHLGSAEQAERDLAPMRAVARPLLDTVREMGYDEIATVHHEPDHPVPSWGRGALVRELTPAAAQALSAAAGPDSDSPLTVVELRPLGGAVARAPERPSAVDRRDAAFTLNVLGPLRPDVRDVVPAAGERVLAAMAPWLTGGSLINFQGSAVAPDQVAAAWTPETFARLSRLKREVDPHHLFRTGHVIVPGAHDTDQEHR
- a CDS encoding ABC transporter substrate-binding protein, with the translated sequence MAMTEAVHAVRRRLLQVSVVVGVAALIGGCGGSSDDDKGSSQADSGAAASGPATSMSVEQLRSELEGKELKIGSAAFPNPSLVGLYKVVELLREDFGMEPELQLLDSAPLTAALLSGDVQLAHVSLSGLAAAADAGGELTAVAGDDQKNVFLVTAKAPIRTMEELDGKKFAISQSATSIVGQTGAKCFEDAGMEMQKDTQLLQLDNVGSIVEALMSGAVDGGVSATFRQVELDATDPGEFNVLCKGWEADPQLNDVMVLNDDYLKDNQALAQAVAIAELRAARWMQEDQAGWEALAQRELDGLTPEQASANYDTLVRELDDWPVNGSLDRRMCDYTLAEGKASGALRTETSCDDLVTFEYQDAAVRLLGPSRR
- a CDS encoding ABC transporter permease translates to MRSRIVLPVVGVVGFVLLWQFVGSIWPHTTSQPTRVADELVDAFRDDDLLRLMLNTTSVLLIGFVVSVVVGVLVGLAMGEFRWVRVMLEPYLTALYATPRVAYIPLLVIWFGIGRTFLYAAVIAAAAVIIVFPTISGVHEANRSYRQVADSLCINKLQYFARVLLPASTAFVLTGARLGVQRALTTVIVAEFLVGYPGLGDAMKTARVTTDVDRVLAIAVVCLVVGAAITGVLTLIDRRAFAWRRR
- a CDS encoding ABC transporter permease — protein: MNWRAAPPDWALRVLAAFLVVGTWAWLSTRVSPALLPSPGATWDVGWEMVTDGTLGTAWKESAVQILFGMVIASTLGVSLAIVVGWYQAVDRVTSPVVTILFLTPRIAFVPLLAIWLGYDDLAKIALIVLFSFFEIFLTVKRGVQAVEDSYIELSRSYSIPDRDLLRKVIFPAVTPYVAAGLRLGLLASLVGVVLAGFFFQVNGIGGLIYQAGSTFRTAELLVAVGSLSVVALTISTGLRRLEAVLMPWRAEVTR
- a CDS encoding YceI family protein — translated: MSDAASTGPDAAATGPVPTGIWEVDPKHSTVGFHVKHMGIAKVRGRFNRFAGRVEVTADSIVASGTVDATSVDSNEEKRDAHLRSPDFFDVENHPQLTFASTSIEPSADGVRIRGDLTMRGVTREVQLLAEIGGTGQGKIGGTRLALEVTGELNRHDWDMTFNTVLPGGNVLVSDRVWLTLSLEALEQ